In one Oncorhynchus keta strain PuntledgeMale-10-30-2019 unplaced genomic scaffold, Oket_V2 Un_contig_6399_pilon_pilon, whole genome shotgun sequence genomic region, the following are encoded:
- the LOC127925877 gene encoding trichohyalin-like, which translates to MAESSVFRRELRRLMAESSVFRQELRRLMAEREQEEKETERRKNERRSEHEKETRLHLLEVEQLTVKIQSLEEEKKRWTEEEQNQENRKENPEGREEKKRWTEEEQNQENRKENPEGREEKEREEREEQNQEKERAARVIQREWLEHRDRDTVLVQSAIRGHLLRQSQIAHLRDTYTSTLSKNGQSQHGTDVTSPVEDGELVAVTLIQSVFRGHLTRSALMTESSESPASPPCGPTPAPRRVPSAPSTHTPSNTGGDVDEDVTELSEKDPWPVSNTLSNRRRLTPAQLQLHPPPDSKVAKVMDSEDSDDDIIVSPSRLVGRREEIYF; encoded by the exons ATGGCCGAATCTTCTGTTTTCAGACGGGAGCTGAGACGACTGATGGCCGAATCTTCTGTTTTCAGACAGGAGTTGAGACGACTGATGGCTgaaagagagcaggaagagaaagagacggagaggaggaagaaTGAACGAAGGAGTGAACATGAGAAGGAAACACGACTCCACCT ACTGGAGGTAGAGCAGCTGACCGTGAAGATACAGTctctggaggaggagaagaagagatggactgAAGAAGAACAGAACCAGGAGAACCGGAAGGAGAAcccagaagggagggaggagaaaaagagatggactgAAGAAGAACAGAACCAGGAGAACCGGAAGGAGAAcccagaagggagggaggagaaggaaagagaggagagggaagaacaGAACCAGGAGAAGGAAAGGGCAGCTAGGGTGATCCAGAGAGAGTGGCTGGAGCACAGAGACagg gACACAGTGTTGGTCCAGTCAGCAATAAGAGGACATCTCCTCAGACAGAGCCAGATAGCTCACCTCCGAGACACATACACCAGCACTCTCagcaag AATGGCCAATCACAGCACGGCACTGATGTTACCTCCCCTGTGGAGGATGGGGAGCTGGTTGCCGTGACGCTGATCCAGTCTGTGTTCCGAGGTCACCTGACACGCAGCGCACTAATGACGGAGAG ctctgagtctccaGCCTCTCCTCCCTGTGGACCCACACCAGCTCCTAGAAGAGTCCCCTCTGCCCCTTCAACACACACTCCCAGCAACACAG GCGGTGATGTAGATGAAGATGTAACGGAGCTGAGTGAGAAAGATCCCTGGCCTGTCTCTAACACACTGTCCAACAGGAGGAGACTCACACCAG CCCAACTACAGCTCCACCCACCTCCAGATTCCAAGGTTGCTAAGGTGATGGACTCTGAAGATTCCGACGATGACATCATCGTGTCTCCGTCTCGTCTcgtgggaaggagagaagaaatCTACTTCTAG